In a genomic window of Halococcus hamelinensis 100A6:
- the trkA gene encoding Trk system potassium transporter TrkA, with product MRVIIVGAGQVGSTIAANLDANHEVVVIDIDDDRVENLMYSYDVLAIEGNGAALPTLREADVERADMVIASTDDDETNIVACAAAKTVSDAFTVARVRGTTHLDTWQEAGGAFGVDFMVSTDLLAAETVARVIGLPAARDVDTFADGSVLMAEFSLPPESPLVDRTVAEADRFDEVTIAAVIREHEVIIPKGETTFAAGDDLVAIGSPEGIRAFAGELTPDQQGEGKDVVVVGGSEVALQTAVILEDRGLHPRLIERDPERARELAERLPHTTVLSSDATDREFLTREHIGDADVVVAALDSDEKTLLASLLADRIGVDRTIALVETAQYASLFEAVGVDAAINPRDATAEEIIRFSREGSTENVAIIDDDRAEVLEIEVDTESVLAGRPIRESAADLPESVTIGAITRDGRYIIPRGDTEVEVGDHVVLFAETRSIDAVAARV from the coding sequence ATGCGGGTGATAATCGTCGGGGCCGGCCAGGTCGGCTCGACGATCGCGGCGAACCTCGATGCCAACCACGAGGTCGTCGTGATCGACATCGACGACGACCGCGTCGAGAACCTGATGTACTCCTACGACGTGCTCGCGATCGAGGGCAACGGGGCGGCCCTCCCGACCCTCCGCGAGGCCGACGTCGAGCGGGCGGACATGGTGATCGCGAGCACCGACGACGACGAGACCAACATCGTCGCCTGCGCAGCCGCGAAGACCGTGAGCGACGCGTTCACCGTCGCACGGGTGCGCGGCACCACCCACCTCGACACCTGGCAGGAGGCCGGCGGCGCGTTCGGCGTCGACTTCATGGTCTCGACCGACCTGCTGGCCGCCGAGACCGTCGCCCGCGTGATCGGCCTCCCGGCGGCGCGCGATGTCGATACCTTCGCCGACGGGAGCGTGCTGATGGCGGAGTTCTCGCTCCCCCCGGAGAGCCCGCTCGTGGACCGCACCGTGGCGGAGGCCGACCGGTTCGACGAGGTCACGATCGCGGCGGTGATCCGCGAACACGAGGTCATCATCCCGAAGGGCGAGACCACGTTCGCCGCCGGCGACGACCTGGTAGCGATCGGCAGTCCCGAAGGCATCCGGGCGTTCGCGGGCGAACTCACGCCGGACCAGCAGGGGGAGGGCAAGGACGTCGTGGTGGTCGGCGGCAGCGAGGTCGCCCTCCAGACCGCCGTGATCCTCGAGGACCGCGGCCTCCACCCGCGGCTCATCGAGCGCGACCCCGAACGCGCCCGCGAACTCGCCGAACGCCTGCCACACACCACCGTGCTGTCGAGCGACGCGACCGACCGCGAGTTCCTCACGCGCGAACACATCGGCGACGCCGACGTGGTGGTCGCGGCGCTCGATTCCGACGAGAAGACCCTGCTCGCCTCGCTGCTCGCCGACCGGATCGGCGTCGACAGAACCATCGCGCTCGTCGAGACCGCCCAGTACGCCAGTCTCTTCGAGGCGGTCGGCGTCGACGCGGCGATCAACCCCCGCGACGCGACCGCCGAGGAGATCATCCGGTTCAGCCGCGAAGGAAGCACCGAGAACGTCGCCATCATCGACGACGACCGGGCGGAGGTGCTCGAGATCGAGGTCGATACCGAGAGCGTCCTCGCGGGCCGACCGATCCGTGAGTCCGCCGCCGACCTCCCGGAGAGCGTGACGATCGGGGCGATCACGCGCGACGGGCGCTACATCATCCCCCGTGGCGACACCGAGGTCGAAGTCGGCGACCACGTCGTGTTGTTCGCCGAAACTCGTTCGATCGACGCGGTCGCGGCGCGGGTCTAG
- a CDS encoding VOC family protein codes for MDDTDVTAELPESTLRTTGTDHVTLIGSNEEDTIAFYRDVLGMPLVLRQPNLDAPEMTHLFFDTGDGRMLTFFVSDEYDSHQGPQRPGIGAVHHLAFSIAPDRFVETKEALDEIGHRYNEFDRGVFHSLYTHDHNGLTIELATDKYDVPDDRRGELLAAAQRARVEAGAEYADDEHVETALDELGLDVERNELPEAVAGTGGK; via the coding sequence ATGGACGATACCGACGTCACCGCCGAGCTGCCGGAGAGCACCCTCCGCACCACGGGCACCGACCACGTCACCCTCATCGGGAGCAACGAGGAGGATACGATAGCGTTCTACCGCGACGTCCTCGGGATGCCGCTGGTGCTCCGCCAGCCGAACCTCGACGCCCCCGAGATGACCCACCTCTTCTTCGACACGGGCGACGGTCGGATGTTGACCTTCTTCGTCTCCGACGAGTACGACTCCCATCAGGGCCCCCAGCGGCCCGGCATCGGCGCGGTCCACCACCTCGCGTTCTCCATCGCGCCCGACCGCTTCGTCGAGACCAAAGAGGCCCTCGACGAGATCGGCCACCGCTACAACGAGTTCGATCGTGGGGTGTTCCACTCGCTCTACACCCACGACCACAACGGCCTCACGATCGAACTCGCGACGGACAAATACGACGTCCCGGACGACCGTCGTGGCGAACTGCTCGCGGCGGCCCAGCGCGCCCGCGTCGAGGCGGGTGCGGAGTACGCAGACGACGAACACGTCGAGACCGCCCTCGACGAACTCGGTCTCGACGTCGAGCGCAACGAACTCCCCGAGGCGGTCGCGGGTACCGGCGGGAAGTAG
- a CDS encoding ribonuclease HI, whose protein sequence is MAAYGRPALRDLFDDSPTPHIAHPPRTHRREFYVATDGSYRLSDGAGGLGVVIETRGGDRVARLAVPDTAPDNNVAEYRALHLGLDVLAARAPADARVGVLVDHDDLAANANRALLATRGGCHSTRSLSIPERSRHHWRGIRARLRGFGECRVARIRSAENPAHPLANTPTQYHHVNEEPPRCVLPTPAGRDEIPPPSRADRPASD, encoded by the coding sequence ATGGCCGCATACGGCCGGCCGGCGCTTCGGGACCTCTTCGATGACTCGCCCACCCCGCACATCGCCCACCCGCCGCGGACGCACCGCCGGGAGTTCTACGTCGCCACCGACGGCTCCTATCGCCTCTCGGACGGGGCCGGCGGGCTCGGCGTGGTGATCGAGACCCGCGGCGGCGACCGCGTCGCCCGCCTCGCGGTGCCCGACACCGCGCCCGACAACAACGTCGCCGAGTACCGCGCGCTCCACCTCGGGCTCGACGTCCTCGCCGCCAGAGCCCCCGCCGACGCCCGGGTCGGGGTGCTCGTCGACCACGACGACCTCGCGGCGAACGCCAACCGGGCGCTGCTCGCGACCCGCGGCGGCTGTCACTCGACCCGCTCGCTCTCGATACCCGAGCGCTCGCGCCACCACTGGCGGGGCATCCGCGCACGCCTCCGAGGCTTCGGCGAGTGTCGCGTCGCCCGCATCCGGAGCGCCGAGAACCCCGCCCACCCGCTCGCCAACACCCCGACCCAGTACCACCACGTCAACGAGGAGCCGCCCCGGTGCGTGCTGCCCACCCCCGCCGGTCGCGACGAGATCCCGCCACCCTCGCGCGCCGACCGGCCCGCGAGTGACTAA
- a CDS encoding DMT family transporter, whose amino-acid sequence MRFRNATLFVALSIAWGSAFTAIKAGLEFFPPVLFAAVRYDLAGVLMMAYVLLTTDHWLPRDRDEWLVVGIDGLLLIAVYHAFLFVGEQGTTSGASAIVVSLSPILTTVFARAFLPHERLTTVGTVGLLLGFVGVGVLSNPDPGNLLGTRTVSLGFVFVAAVAFALGSVLTQRLDTDMPAKTMEGWSMVIGAVLLHAASVGIGESVADVDLTLEAIGALVFLSVVSSAIGFLIYFDLLKRLGSIEINLVSYAAPVVATVTGFVVLSETPTALTFVGFGFIFVGFALLKRRAIRSQIVRSRSYAD is encoded by the coding sequence ATGAGATTTCGAAACGCCACACTGTTCGTGGCACTGTCGATAGCGTGGGGGTCCGCGTTCACGGCGATCAAGGCGGGCCTGGAGTTCTTCCCGCCGGTGCTCTTCGCCGCCGTTCGCTACGACCTGGCCGGGGTCCTGATGATGGCCTACGTCCTCCTGACGACGGACCACTGGCTCCCGAGGGACCGCGACGAGTGGCTGGTGGTCGGCATCGACGGATTGCTGTTGATAGCCGTCTATCACGCCTTCCTGTTCGTCGGCGAGCAGGGGACGACCAGCGGCGCGTCGGCCATCGTCGTCAGCCTCTCGCCGATACTGACCACCGTCTTCGCCAGGGCGTTCCTCCCCCACGAACGGCTCACCACCGTGGGGACCGTCGGCCTCCTGCTGGGGTTCGTCGGCGTCGGCGTCCTGAGCAATCCCGACCCGGGGAACCTCCTCGGAACCAGGACGGTCTCGCTCGGCTTCGTGTTCGTCGCGGCAGTCGCGTTCGCCCTGGGAAGCGTCCTCACCCAGCGGCTCGACACCGATATGCCGGCCAAGACGATGGAGGGCTGGTCGATGGTCATCGGTGCCGTGTTGCTGCACGCGGCGAGCGTCGGTATCGGGGAATCGGTCGCCGACGTGGACCTAACCCTCGAAGCGATCGGCGCGCTGGTCTTCCTGTCGGTCGTCTCCAGCGCCATCGGCTTCCTGATCTACTTCGACCTGCTGAAACGCCTCGGGTCGATAGAGATCAACTTGGTGTCCTACGCGGCCCCGGTCGTCGCCACGGTCACGGGATTCGTCGTCCTCTCCGAGACGCCGACCGCGCTCACGTTCGTCGGCTTCGGGTTCATCTTCGTCGGGTTCGCCCTCCTGAAACGACGGGCGATCCGGAGTCAGATAGTTCGGAGCCGGTCGTACGCGGACTGA
- a CDS encoding aldo/keto reductase, protein MEYTTLGSTGLTVSELCFGTWRFGKRTGDVLETDEEEAHELLDAAADHGINFIDTANVYGDPNGTAEEYIGNWLEGRDREDYVIASKVYFGFDPDNPNGSGLGRKHIRTQIEGTLDRLGTDYLDLYYIHRFDEDTPIEETLRTLNDLVRKGKVNYLGASTMAGWQLTKALWKSDVENLERFDVTQPLFHAAYYDDVAEYLDVCADQDLAVCPYSPLAGGFLTGKYERAGEGTHDVESPDGSRGTFDEFFDDYYVSDRGWDVLDEVRAIADELDATPAQVALRWLIEREQFTCVPIVGARTTDQLADNVGAVEISLSDDQRERIDAAREGEQ, encoded by the coding sequence GTGGAATACACGACACTCGGCTCGACGGGACTGACGGTCTCTGAGCTCTGCTTTGGGACGTGGCGCTTCGGCAAGCGAACCGGCGACGTGCTCGAAACCGACGAGGAGGAGGCCCACGAACTCCTCGACGCCGCCGCCGACCACGGCATCAACTTCATCGACACCGCGAACGTCTACGGCGACCCGAACGGCACCGCCGAAGAGTACATCGGCAACTGGCTGGAGGGCCGCGACCGCGAGGACTACGTCATCGCCTCGAAGGTCTACTTCGGCTTCGACCCCGACAACCCCAATGGAAGTGGCCTCGGGCGCAAACACATCCGGACCCAGATCGAGGGCACCCTCGATCGGCTCGGCACCGACTACCTCGACCTCTACTACATCCACCGTTTCGACGAGGACACCCCGATCGAGGAGACGCTTCGTACCCTCAACGACCTCGTGCGAAAGGGGAAGGTCAACTACCTCGGCGCGAGCACGATGGCGGGCTGGCAGCTCACGAAGGCGCTCTGGAAGTCCGACGTCGAGAACCTCGAACGGTTCGACGTCACCCAGCCGCTCTTTCACGCCGCCTACTACGACGACGTCGCGGAGTATCTCGACGTCTGTGCCGACCAGGACCTCGCCGTCTGTCCGTACTCGCCGCTCGCCGGCGGCTTCCTCACCGGGAAGTACGAGCGCGCCGGCGAGGGAACCCACGACGTCGAATCGCCCGACGGTTCCCGTGGGACCTTCGACGAATTCTTCGACGACTACTACGTCTCCGACCGCGGCTGGGACGTCCTCGACGAGGTCCGAGCGATCGCCGACGAACTCGACGCGACGCCGGCTCAGGTCGCGCTCCGCTGGCTCATCGAGCGCGAGCAGTTCACGTGTGTGCCGATCGTCGGCGCGCGCACCACCGACCAGCTCGCGGACAACGTCGGCGCGGTCGAGATATCACTCTCCGACGACCAGCGCGAACGCATCGACGCGGCGCGCGAAGGCGAACAGTAA
- a CDS encoding DMT family transporter: MTRHRVPLLFVATALLFGGTFVAAKAGIAYIPPLLFVSFRFDIATVLLLGFVALTHDRAEWVPRTRNDVLGSLAAGVFAIGLANACLFVGQQYATSAVASIVFSLNPVLTPIFAALLLSDESLPEYGAVGMAVAFVGVALVVGIDPATLLDGGVVGYLVLFGGAVCAALGSVLIRWADADYTSIARTAWGVPVGALLCHLVAFGAGEQLSAIEWTPTALLALGYVGLFSGAIAYIVYFGLLDDVGAIRANLAFYVVPVVSALGGWILLGESITATTVLGFAVVALGFAVLGRRELRVELRRLAAFVGSDTASGPGANPETWNECDD, translated from the coding sequence GTGACACGCCACCGGGTTCCCCTGCTGTTCGTCGCGACGGCCCTGCTGTTCGGCGGGACGTTCGTCGCGGCGAAGGCCGGCATCGCCTACATCCCCCCGCTGCTGTTCGTCTCGTTTCGGTTCGACATCGCCACGGTCCTCCTGCTCGGGTTCGTGGCCCTGACCCACGACCGGGCCGAGTGGGTCCCACGAACCAGAAACGACGTTCTGGGTTCGCTCGCGGCCGGCGTGTTCGCGATCGGGCTGGCGAACGCGTGCCTGTTCGTCGGCCAGCAGTACGCCACGAGCGCGGTGGCCTCGATCGTCTTCAGCCTCAACCCCGTGCTGACGCCGATCTTCGCCGCGCTCCTCCTCTCCGACGAATCGCTTCCGGAGTACGGCGCGGTCGGGATGGCGGTCGCGTTCGTCGGCGTCGCGCTCGTCGTGGGCATCGACCCGGCGACCCTGCTCGACGGCGGTGTGGTGGGGTACCTCGTCCTGTTCGGCGGGGCGGTGTGTGCCGCGCTCGGAAGCGTGTTGATTCGATGGGCCGACGCCGACTACACGAGCATCGCCCGGACGGCGTGGGGCGTGCCGGTCGGGGCGCTCCTCTGTCACCTCGTCGCGTTCGGCGCGGGCGAGCAGCTGAGCGCGATCGAGTGGACGCCCACGGCGCTCCTCGCGCTCGGCTACGTCGGCCTGTTCTCCGGCGCGATCGCCTACATCGTCTACTTCGGGTTGCTCGACGACGTCGGCGCGATCCGGGCGAACCTCGCCTTCTACGTCGTGCCCGTCGTGTCGGCGCTCGGCGGCTGGATCCTGCTCGGCGAGTCGATCACCGCGACGACCGTCCTCGGGTTCGCGGTGGTCGCGCTCGGGTTCGCCGTGCTGGGCCGGCGGGAGCTTCGGGTCGAACTCCGGCGGCTCGCGGCGTTCGTCGGCTCCGACACCGCCAGCGGGCCCGGCGCGAACCCGGAGACGTGGAACGAGTGCGACGACTGA
- a CDS encoding DUF7552 domain-containing protein translates to MSSHPTLRDIRARLVSLASEDGRYVVVCGRTDARPVPVSGLRFADRATAASGVRVAEAYRAHLRRYDPRLPVHEFVVQETVATDPRGQRRRVPVPVGCEPAPGSDHETAGRAGGDR, encoded by the coding sequence ATGAGTTCCCACCCGACGCTCCGCGATATCCGTGCACGGCTCGTCTCGCTCGCCAGTGAGGACGGTCGCTACGTCGTCGTCTGCGGGCGCACGGACGCGCGTCCGGTGCCGGTCTCGGGGCTCCGGTTCGCCGACCGCGCGACCGCGGCGAGCGGGGTTCGAGTGGCCGAGGCCTACCGCGCCCACCTCCGGCGGTACGACCCCCGGCTCCCAGTCCACGAGTTCGTCGTCCAGGAGACCGTCGCGACCGACCCGCGAGGCCAGCGCCGGCGGGTGCCCGTGCCGGTCGGCTGCGAGCCCGCTCCAGGGAGTGACCACGAAACGGCCGGCA